A genomic window from Polaribacter gangjinensis includes:
- a CDS encoding ArsR/SmtB family transcription factor has product MGITKTEIFSDEQNKIALFAKVLGHPARVAILQRLFSIDACVCGDLVNEIGLAQPTISQHLKELKQLGIIKGTIDGTSVCYCIDQENWTEMKKVLQAFLNQDISKFDCC; this is encoded by the coding sequence ATGGGAATTACCAAAACTGAAATTTTTTCAGACGAACAAAACAAAATTGCCTTATTTGCAAAAGTATTAGGACATCCTGCAAGAGTAGCCATTTTACAGCGATTATTTTCAATTGATGCTTGCGTTTGTGGAGATTTAGTCAACGAAATTGGTTTGGCACAACCCACCATTTCTCAACATTTAAAAGAATTAAAACAACTAGGAATCATCAAAGGAACTATTGATGGAACCAGTGTTTGCTATTGTATTGATCAAGAAAATTGGACTGAAATGAAAAAAGTATTACAAGCATTTTTAAATCAAGACATCTCAAAATTTGATTGCTGTTAA
- a CDS encoding DUF6428 family protein — protein sequence MKLSEVKEVLKQLQTIAFQLPDQSLVPNHFHVTEVGEITKRFIDCGGTVRKETVVNFQLWNANDYDHRLHPEKLLKIIELSEKNLAIDNNEIEVEYQGNTIQKFGLDFDGTHFLLTTKQTDCLAKDACGIPAEKPKVRLSEITASSCCSPKSGCC from the coding sequence ATGAAATTATCTGAAGTAAAAGAAGTATTAAAGCAATTACAAACTATAGCTTTTCAATTGCCTGACCAAAGTTTGGTTCCCAATCATTTTCACGTAACTGAAGTTGGAGAAATCACCAAACGTTTTATAGATTGTGGAGGAACTGTTAGAAAAGAAACTGTTGTTAATTTTCAATTGTGGAATGCAAACGATTATGACCATAGATTGCATCCAGAAAAATTATTGAAAATCATTGAATTATCTGAAAAAAACTTGGCTATTGACAACAACGAAATTGAAGTAGAATATCAAGGAAATACCATTCAAAAATTCGGATTGGATTTTGACGGAACCCATTTTTTATTGACCACAAAACAAACAGACTGTTTAGCAAAAGACGCTTGTGGCATTCCCGCTGAAAAACCAAAAGTACGTCTTTCAGAAATAACTGCTTCATCTTGTTGCTCACCAAAAAGTGGATGTTGTTAA
- a CDS encoding DMT family transporter: MEQTTFKQFLGLLLAVLLISTSGVLGRYIALPTEIIIWFRSILAVIFLYIFLKIKKTSLKVQHPKEYIPFLIGGILMGAHWITYFYALKLSNVALGMLSLYTFPVIIAILEPLILKVKFQAIHLFFGVLILIGLYILTPKFDLESTQVKGILFGVFSAFCYAFRILILKKHATNYDGTVLMFYQVVIISVLLFPTLFYMDLSGLQTQWPYVLILAFVTTAIGHSILLHSLKFFSATTTSIISSLQPVFGIIMAFFFLSEIPEINTFIGGSLILGAVLFESFRVKK; the protein is encoded by the coding sequence ATGGAACAAACTACTTTCAAACAATTTTTAGGGCTTTTGTTAGCAGTACTTTTAATAAGTACTTCTGGTGTTTTAGGAAGATATATTGCATTGCCAACAGAAATCATCATTTGGTTTCGTTCTATTTTAGCGGTGATTTTTTTATATATTTTTTTAAAAATCAAAAAAACATCTCTTAAAGTACAACATCCAAAAGAATACATTCCGTTTTTGATTGGCGGAATTTTAATGGGCGCTCATTGGATTACGTATTTTTATGCTTTAAAACTCTCTAATGTCGCTTTAGGAATGTTGAGTTTATATACATTTCCAGTAATTATAGCTATTTTAGAACCACTGATTTTAAAGGTAAAATTCCAAGCAATTCATCTATTTTTTGGGGTTCTAATTTTAATAGGTTTGTATATTTTAACTCCAAAATTTGATCTAGAAAGTACTCAAGTAAAAGGCATTCTTTTCGGAGTTTTTTCAGCATTTTGTTATGCTTTCAGAATCTTGATTTTAAAAAAACATGCCACAAATTACGATGGAACAGTATTGATGTTTTATCAAGTTGTAATTATTAGTGTATTGCTATTTCCAACGCTGTTTTATATGGATTTGTCAGGTTTGCAAACACAATGGCCTTATGTATTGATCCTCGCTTTTGTAACAACTGCCATCGGTCACAGTATATTATTGCATTCATTAAAGTTTTTTTCAGCTACAACAACAAGTATTATCAGTAGTTTACAACCTGTTTTCGGAATCATCATGGCATTTTTTTTCTTGTCAGAAATTCCTGAAATAAACACTTTTATTGGTGGTTCACTGATTTTAGGAGCAGTTCTTTTTGAGAGTTTTCGAGTTAAAAAATAA